A stretch of the Salmo salar chromosome ssa20, Ssal_v3.1, whole genome shotgun sequence genome encodes the following:
- the LOC106580645 gene encoding probable glutamate receptor: protein MLRSDTKHVSVMNFDELARQDVIDYGTVEGGTTFNFFKNSNNPTYRRIFQHMERKKSCVPSVEEGNRRAQEGNYAFIGEAASLDLAVARYCNLIRSSELIAMRGYCIAAPLGSPMMKNITVAILQLSESGELAYLQSKWWANSCMPDGGQAPQALQAHLLRGLFMLLALGCGLGLLIALLELASKARDQAKDQKKSCCSVLSAELSQRFRSGRANAGTETSEKSKA from the coding sequence ATGCTACGCTCCGACACCAAACACGTCTCGGTGATGAACTTCGATGAGCTGGCCAGACAGGACGTCATTGACTATGGAACAGTGGAAGGCGGCACCACGTTCAATTTCTTCAAAAACTCCAACAACCCCACCTACCGACGCATCTTCCAGCACATGGAGAGGAAGAAGAGTTGTGTGCCTTCTGTGGAAGAGGGCAATCGACGTGCCCAGGAAGGCAACTACGCCTTCATTGGCGAAGCAGCGTCTCTGGACCTGGCTGTGGCTCGCTACTGCAACCTGATCCGCAGCAGTGAACTCATTGCCATGAGAGGGTACTGCATTGCAGCACCCCTAGGCTCCCCTATGATGAAGAACATAACGGTGGCCATACTGCAGCTGAGTGAGTCTGGGGAATTGGCGTACCTGCAGAGTAAGTGGTGGGCCAACAGCTGTATGCCAGACGGGGGCCAAGCCCCACAGGCCCTCCAGGCCCACCTCCTGAGGGGCCTCTTCATGCTGCTGGCCCTGGGGTGTGGCCTGGGCCTCCTCATTGCCCTCCTGGAGCTTGCCTCCAAGGCCCGCGACCAAGCCAAGGACCAGAAGAAATCCTGCTGCTCAGTATTGTCGGCAGAGCTGAGTCAACGTTTCAGATCGGGCAGGGCGAATGCAGGCACAGAGACGTCAGAGAAGAGCAAAGCGTAA